A window of Pueribacillus theae contains these coding sequences:
- a CDS encoding YozQ family protein: MENEKKQKKSARLAEKNYEPDDYKKDSRLSSGLAMTHEQVSDTLVEGTIDGEIDDVKGKDEDLKGGL; encoded by the coding sequence ATGGAGAATGAAAAAAAACAAAAGAAAAGCGCCCGCCTAGCTGAAAAAAATTATGAGCCAGATGATTATAAAAAAGATTCTCGCCTCTCTTCCGGTCTTGCAATGACCCATGAACAAGTAAGCGATACATTGGTCGAGGGAACAATTGATGGCGAAATTGATGATGTAAAGGGGAAGGATGAGGATCTTAAAGGCGGCCTATGA
- a CDS encoding DnaA ATPase domain-containing protein produces MEQVSSIWERVLNIFKERLSTPSFETWLKPTRVRVEDNKWFMITQNEFSRDWIESRYLPEIKEVIYTVTGQCPELEVIAEERNKSSDDRNLYREISRTNLNSNYTFESFIVGKSNRFPYVAAELAATELGKAYNPLFIFGSTGLGKTHLLHAIGNHALKHNSSVNVIYVTAEQFTNEYIESIRCNQSQSFRNKYRQVDVLLVDDIQYFGGKEQAQEELFHTFNSLFLEGKQIVFASNKPAKEIHGIDNHLASRLEWGLTTEVIPIEEDLQRKMIIILCERKNVQMTEKVIRFLEKRTFVNFPEILSAINGIAISQQMEK; encoded by the coding sequence ATGGAACAAGTAAGTTCAATCTGGGAACGTGTGCTAAATATATTTAAAGAACGGCTCAGTACACCATCATTTGAAACATGGCTAAAACCAACGAGAGTTAGAGTGGAGGACAACAAATGGTTCATGATTACACAAAATGAATTTTCGCGAGATTGGATCGAATCAAGATATTTGCCAGAGATTAAAGAAGTGATTTATACAGTGACAGGACAATGTCCCGAGTTGGAAGTAATTGCGGAGGAACGGAATAAATCCTCTGATGATCGAAATCTTTATCGTGAAATAAGTAGAACAAATTTGAATTCAAATTATACTTTTGAAAGTTTTATAGTTGGTAAAAGTAATCGCTTTCCGTATGTAGCTGCCGAACTTGCTGCAACAGAATTAGGGAAGGCCTATAATCCTTTGTTTATTTTCGGAAGTACTGGGTTGGGGAAAACCCACTTATTGCATGCAATTGGTAACCATGCCCTTAAACATAACAGTTCAGTTAATGTGATTTATGTAACCGCTGAACAATTTACAAATGAATATATCGAAAGCATTCGGTGTAATCAATCACAAAGTTTCAGAAATAAATACCGTCAGGTCGATGTTTTACTTGTGGATGATATTCAGTATTTTGGAGGCAAAGAACAGGCACAAGAAGAGCTTTTCCATACCTTTAATTCGTTGTTCCTGGAAGGAAAGCAAATTGTATTTGCCTCTAATAAACCGGCTAAGGAAATCCACGGGATAGACAATCACCTAGCAAGCCGGCTCGAATGGGGGTTAACAACTGAAGTCATACCCATTGAGGAAGATCTACAAAGAAAAATGATTATAATTCTTTGTGAAAGAAAAAATGTACAAATGACAGAAAAGGTCATTCGTTTTCTAGAGAAACGGACGTTTGTTAACTTTCCCGAAATATTATCAGCAATAAATGGAATAGCAATCAGTCAGCAGATGGAAAAATGA
- a CDS encoding TolB family protein has product MRRNLILPVLIGVISILFIGTTAYGILRDNDPYKYFTGFGERIDVSPDDNNIAFSYFVDGKESIYTANLNGKQVEKLTHSKDRRDHSPKYSSDGKKLIYLSEDSEGINTLHMMSLDGKKARQLTDKKSHVTDAIFSHSGETIYFVAVEAEEFKKGEESREGFDLFSIEIEDGLVKKLTNDDHFSMNNLSISPDGKMLYYSDFDGKEERVYSFSIENGQVGSDALVLSTDGQSYYEPRLSPNGKKLAFTAVSEESQESSTFKYELFLMDLETKQAERLTDFQSAVTSPVFFHKKQKIAFLENANWPKEPAEHRMMMIDLTTHELETVELDTPQSEGGHWFIQTTDRAVNSLTLAILYTLLLGLISVYLHYRNRRKIYMPAIISFAIAVLAFIASFAVAAMVNPWYGIGLGMLAARIFGCSLIVLLFVFIFKRFAK; this is encoded by the coding sequence ATGCGAAGAAATCTGATCCTTCCCGTACTAATTGGAGTCATTTCGATTCTATTTATCGGAACAACGGCATACGGCATTTTAAGAGATAATGATCCATACAAATATTTTACCGGGTTCGGAGAGAGAATTGACGTATCACCTGATGACAACAATATTGCTTTCTCTTATTTTGTTGATGGCAAGGAATCCATCTATACAGCTAATTTAAACGGTAAACAAGTTGAAAAATTAACGCATTCAAAAGATAGGCGAGACCATAGTCCGAAATATTCATCTGATGGAAAAAAGCTTATTTATTTAAGCGAAGATTCAGAAGGAATCAATACCCTTCATATGATGAGCCTAGATGGAAAGAAAGCAAGACAGTTGACTGATAAAAAAAGTCATGTTACTGACGCCATTTTTTCTCATTCTGGAGAAACGATTTATTTCGTCGCAGTGGAGGCTGAAGAATTCAAAAAGGGAGAAGAATCACGAGAAGGTTTTGATTTGTTTTCAATTGAGATAGAGGACGGATTAGTTAAGAAACTAACAAATGACGATCATTTTTCGATGAATAATCTATCAATTTCTCCGGATGGGAAAATGCTTTATTATAGCGATTTTGATGGCAAGGAAGAACGAGTTTATTCATTTTCAATTGAAAATGGTCAAGTCGGTTCGGATGCGTTGGTTCTTTCAACCGACGGCCAATCGTATTATGAACCCCGATTGTCACCAAACGGAAAGAAGTTGGCGTTTACAGCTGTTTCTGAAGAGTCTCAAGAAAGTTCGACTTTTAAATATGAATTATTTCTAATGGATTTAGAGACAAAGCAAGCTGAGAGATTGACAGACTTTCAGAGCGCAGTAACCTCTCCGGTATTTTTCCATAAAAAACAGAAAATTGCTTTTCTCGAAAATGCAAATTGGCCAAAGGAACCTGCAGAGCATCGGATGATGATGATTGATTTAACGACCCATGAGCTTGAAACAGTCGAATTAGACACGCCTCAATCAGAAGGTGGGCATTGGTTCATCCAAACGACGGATCGGGCCGTGAACAGTTTAACACTTGCGATTCTGTATACATTGCTGCTTGGTTTAATCAGTGTATACCTTCATTATCGCAACCGAAGAAAAATCTATATGCCTGCCATTATCAGCTTTGCGATTGCAGTTCTTGCATTTATAGCGAGTTTTGCAGTCGCAGCAATGGTGAATCCATGGTACGGAATTGGGCTTGGCATGTTGGCGGCAAGGATCTTTGGGTGCTCATTGATTGTATTGTTGTTTGTGTTTATTTTTAAGCGGTTCGCTAAATAG
- a CDS encoding response regulator transcription factor — protein MKARLLLVEDDPEIARVVRDMLSREGYEVTWATTGLEGWEDFQANGYDLVLIDLMLPEMDGFTLCKNIRWKSDVPMIIISARKEDEDKIEGLHIGADDYLAKPFSLAELKARVESHLRRWWRYLGVQHKVQKTEYLNGLIIYWEQQKIVLNDCEMSLTSKEFSLLQLLAQNPGRIFSKSELYQHIWNQADAEGLHTVTVHIKSLREKLSDPVKAPLFIQTVWGKGYQFIGEPL, from the coding sequence ATGAAAGCACGACTTTTGCTTGTTGAGGACGATCCGGAAATTGCGCGCGTCGTCCGCGACATGTTATCTCGTGAAGGATATGAAGTGACTTGGGCCACGACGGGACTTGAGGGTTGGGAGGATTTTCAAGCAAATGGTTATGACCTTGTGCTGATCGATTTAATGCTTCCAGAAATGGATGGTTTCACCCTTTGTAAGAACATCCGCTGGAAGAGTGATGTGCCAATGATTATCATAAGCGCCCGGAAAGAAGACGAAGATAAGATTGAAGGCTTGCATATTGGTGCAGATGATTATTTAGCAAAACCATTTAGTCTAGCTGAATTAAAAGCCCGGGTCGAATCCCATCTCCGCAGATGGTGGAGGTATCTTGGTGTACAGCATAAAGTTCAAAAAACCGAATACTTGAACGGGCTCATAATTTATTGGGAGCAGCAAAAGATTGTACTTAATGATTGTGAAATGAGCTTGACAAGTAAAGAGTTTTCACTCCTTCAATTATTGGCGCAAAATCCCGGGCGCATTTTTTCAAAAAGCGAGCTCTATCAACATATATGGAATCAAGCAGATGCGGAAGGATTGCATACGGTGACTGTACATATTAAATCACTTCGAGAAAAGCTTAGCGATCCTGTGAAAGCCCCGCTATTTATTCAAACAGTGTGGGGGAAAGGCTATCAATTTATCGGTGAACCTTTATGA
- a CDS encoding sensor histidine kinase, whose translation MKLKTWLLLSYFIVMLLPLVAAYFLFAWIQSYNDGQKVMEYFQASSELENIRNVLDDPSLYHPKKNFKKVGQLTGQHVSIELYNADGFVLFHSKPSFAAPSLIGKKELYENLYSLKQGYRTYSYKQPVFEDNRLVGFYKVNIARDEWVSGVSNRTSFMFVIFISLFLLIYLIVAMLVNKKLNQRLGSLMNEMTAFANGETLEETPTNKDEIGVLQKHFYDMRKQINTAREAIEKEQSMKEYMIATISHDLKTPLTSIRAYAESLDERQALSREEQKEYRDIIVEKANFMKQMLDDLLTYTLLQSPTYEMELVPVEGDEFFEMLVSDYEPLCKEKGIILHTYCEVNGTYEVNPKQMIRVANNLMSNAIQHTDHGHQIWLAALSDGSLSPDWLFDFVKKELSSHAGDDVYFIVQNEGSGIAKEKITHIFDPLYQADQARSKKEARGTGLGLSITKQIIEKHGGNIQMFSEENRGACVVCRLPKRENVGECVETR comes from the coding sequence ATGAAGCTCAAAACATGGTTATTGCTCTCTTATTTTATCGTTATGCTTCTTCCCCTTGTTGCTGCTTATTTTTTATTCGCTTGGATTCAGTCCTATAACGATGGGCAAAAAGTGATGGAATATTTTCAAGCTTCTTCGGAGCTTGAAAATATCCGAAACGTATTAGATGATCCCTCGTTATACCATCCAAAAAAGAACTTTAAAAAAGTGGGGCAACTTACCGGTCAACACGTTTCAATCGAGTTATACAATGCGGACGGTTTTGTACTTTTTCATTCGAAGCCTTCTTTTGCAGCGCCATCTCTCATTGGAAAAAAAGAATTATATGAGAACTTATATTCTCTAAAGCAGGGCTATCGCACGTACAGCTACAAACAGCCTGTTTTTGAAGATAACCGCCTTGTCGGCTTTTATAAAGTAAACATAGCTAGAGATGAGTGGGTTTCGGGTGTCTCTAACCGCACATCGTTCATGTTCGTCATCTTTATCTCCTTATTTTTACTTATTTACTTGATTGTTGCCATGCTCGTTAATAAAAAACTTAATCAGCGATTAGGAAGTTTAATGAATGAGATGACAGCTTTTGCAAATGGAGAAACGTTAGAAGAAACACCTACAAATAAAGACGAAATCGGAGTATTGCAGAAACATTTTTACGATATGAGAAAGCAAATCAATACAGCAAGGGAAGCCATTGAAAAAGAACAAAGCATGAAGGAGTATATGATTGCAACGATTTCCCATGATTTAAAAACACCATTAACGTCGATTCGGGCTTATGCGGAATCACTTGATGAAAGACAAGCATTGTCTCGCGAAGAACAAAAAGAGTATCGTGACATTATTGTTGAGAAAGCTAATTTTATGAAGCAGATGTTAGATGATCTATTAACCTATACATTGCTTCAATCACCAACATATGAAATGGAACTTGTACCAGTGGAAGGTGATGAGTTTTTTGAGATGCTCGTTTCAGACTATGAGCCATTATGTAAGGAAAAGGGCATCATTCTTCACACGTATTGTGAAGTTAATGGCACATATGAGGTCAATCCAAAACAAATGATACGTGTAGCGAATAATTTAATGAGCAACGCGATACAGCATACGGATCATGGACATCAAATATGGCTAGCCGCTCTTTCAGATGGCAGCCTTTCACCGGACTGGCTGTTTGATTTTGTGAAAAAAGAACTCTCAAGTCACGCGGGAGATGATGTGTATTTTATTGTTCAAAATGAAGGAAGCGGAATTGCTAAAGAAAAAATCACCCATATTTTTGATCCGCTTTACCAGGCAGATCAAGCGAGAAGCAAAAAAGAGGCTCGCGGAACAGGCCTTGGATTAAGCATTACAAAACAAATTATTGAGAAACATGGCGGAAATATCCAAATGTTTTCAGAAGAAAACCGGGGAGCATGTGTCGTATGCCGCTTGCCAAAACGGGAAAATGTAGGTGAATGTGTTGAAACACGGTAG
- a CDS encoding LolA family protein, producing the protein MNVLKHGRQIGKSLILAIIIFMLFGCSNESSQFSPEEVIHNALQEVESVESFYGESKVIYQEKGRTADAFVFKEWRSKDGKSRIEIVNEDGSMDSISVFDGSSTMTYQPKEKTAFILDDANLYPLNQPTPKEEVQLLLNTIRDTHTVSFKGEEEMIGRMTYHITANVKQNTKSIYGNQELWIDKENWMVLKTKSTTGDVDSEVTYTSVDFDPNIPPDVFTLDLPDDVQIQNLDDLSEISEGSLEDAVNKVGSDFLYFPEKDGLSISKVEIEEFKGEISRNEVNIDYEKDDRLYLEMTVFEAPEETGEDSQIFPGDEEINVRGNKGTYAELSDFRLLNWQEDGITYSVQLIDPNLTIEKLIELTEKMVKVD; encoded by the coding sequence GTGAATGTGTTGAAACACGGTAGGCAAATAGGGAAGTCATTGATTTTAGCAATCATTATTTTTATGTTATTTGGCTGTTCAAATGAATCCAGTCAATTTTCACCGGAAGAAGTCATTCACAATGCACTGCAAGAAGTAGAATCGGTAGAGTCTTTTTATGGTGAATCAAAAGTGATTTATCAAGAGAAAGGAAGAACAGCAGATGCGTTTGTCTTTAAAGAATGGCGTAGCAAAGATGGCAAAAGTAGAATCGAGATAGTAAATGAAGATGGTAGTATGGATTCAATCTCTGTTTTCGATGGTTCAAGTACGATGACATATCAACCTAAAGAAAAGACTGCTTTCATACTCGATGATGCTAATCTTTACCCTTTGAATCAACCTACACCGAAAGAAGAAGTACAACTTTTGCTAAATACGATACGTGATACCCATACGGTTTCTTTCAAAGGGGAAGAGGAAATGATCGGTCGGATGACTTATCATATTACAGCGAATGTAAAACAAAACACTAAATCAATCTATGGGAATCAAGAGCTATGGATCGATAAGGAAAACTGGATGGTTCTTAAAACAAAATCGACAACAGGCGATGTGGATTCGGAAGTTACGTATACAAGCGTTGACTTTGATCCAAATATTCCTCCTGACGTATTTACGCTTGACTTGCCAGATGATGTCCAAATTCAAAATCTAGACGATTTAAGTGAAATAAGTGAAGGCTCACTCGAAGATGCAGTAAATAAAGTCGGAAGTGACTTCCTTTATTTCCCGGAGAAGGATGGACTTTCAATTTCAAAAGTTGAAATTGAGGAGTTTAAAGGGGAAATCAGCCGGAATGAAGTGAACATTGATTATGAAAAAGATGACCGTCTTTATTTGGAAATGACAGTATTTGAAGCTCCGGAAGAAACAGGGGAAGATTCTCAAATTTTCCCGGGAGATGAGGAAATTAACGTTCGTGGAAATAAAGGGACGTATGCGGAGTTAAGCGATTTTCGCCTATTGAATTGGCAAGAAGATGGGATTACGTATTCGGTACAACTCATTGATCCAAATCTTACGATTGAGAAATTAATCGAATTGACTGAAAAAATGGTAAAAGTTGATTGA
- a CDS encoding MerR family transcriptional regulator has product MELDFLWIGIGMAIAGYFIGDGLKNFKNPNAKNLIDSFDEDEELELIKENEVHYFLGIAKEDVQSLIQEYPNIPHITINGKIYFQKSQLREWLLNLGK; this is encoded by the coding sequence ATGGAATTGGATTTCTTATGGATAGGCATTGGAATGGCTATTGCAGGCTATTTTATAGGGGATGGGTTGAAAAATTTTAAAAACCCAAATGCAAAAAATTTGATTGATTCATTCGATGAAGATGAGGAACTTGAGCTAATTAAAGAAAACGAAGTTCATTATTTTTTAGGCATAGCAAAAGAAGATGTACAATCTTTAATCCAAGAATACCCGAACATTCCGCACATTACGATCAATGGAAAGATCTACTTTCAAAAATCGCAATTACGGGAATGGTTGTTGAATTTAGGGAAATGA
- a CDS encoding Yip1 family protein yields MSEETKIEKPSLFGMIWSPSEQFERIKQRPKIWGAMVVVTILTIIGMWLQTLGVDIPELDGMPEDQLAGIQVFTTITTIVMGLFIPIIGVLISSAIHLLIAKIARSEVSFKQLFSMNTYIMIISALSLLINGILMALVGGDPEKLLTSLGSIINVEGAMGGLFNSLEVFTIWEVILTAMGLHKVANFSKGLAWTIAIAFFVIAVIFSMIGTAFSGMAGV; encoded by the coding sequence ATGTCTGAAGAAACAAAAATAGAAAAACCATCACTATTTGGGATGATTTGGAGCCCAAGTGAGCAGTTTGAACGAATCAAGCAGCGCCCTAAGATTTGGGGGGCAATGGTCGTTGTTACTATCTTAACCATTATTGGGATGTGGTTACAGACACTAGGAGTTGACATTCCTGAACTTGATGGAATGCCTGAAGATCAACTCGCAGGAATCCAAGTATTTACAACAATTACAACGATTGTCATGGGTCTATTTATACCGATTATTGGTGTGTTGATTTCCAGTGCCATTCATTTACTCATCGCAAAAATTGCACGTTCCGAAGTATCTTTTAAACAATTATTTTCAATGAATACGTATATTATGATCATTTCGGCGCTTAGCTTACTCATCAACGGGATTCTCATGGCACTCGTTGGAGGTGATCCTGAAAAACTTTTAACAAGCTTAGGATCAATTATTAATGTAGAAGGAGCTATGGGCGGCTTATTTAATAGCTTGGAAGTATTTACAATTTGGGAAGTTATTTTGACGGCAATGGGGCTTCATAAAGTCGCGAACTTTTCGAAAGGCTTGGCATGGACGATTGCGATTGCATTCTTTGTGATTGCCGTCATCTTTTCAATGATCGGAACTGCTTTTAGCGGCATGGCTGGTGTTTAA
- a CDS encoding efflux RND transporter periplasmic adaptor subunit, whose amino-acid sequence MKKVWIAVGIVIVLAGLIGFNIWKKSAEGKITAEVTTLKEETITETVMTPGQLKLADQQTIYHSPEKGEVAEIFVKEGDDVKKGTPLIRYENKQLTLEQKQNELQLRSAYLQANDLRKQHEELDKLLKDDKDNEQLKAEHDQIKLQQQQANIEIQQQQLQKESIQQQMNDLEIKSDIDGKVVEVNEQAAAGANQLEQQPVVRIGTIDKLIVEGVISEYDTLKIKKGQTVTLKSDAVPDKTWKGKVSLVADLPKELDNLGTETSTGGVQYPVQITVEDKEMNLKPGFQMIVEITTDEHKANVLPLTAVKQDGDDNYVYIVKNKKAVRQKVKVGSVSNETIEITDGLSNKEKVIVEPPDKLKEGMEVTVK is encoded by the coding sequence ATGAAAAAAGTTTGGATTGCAGTAGGAATTGTTATCGTACTTGCAGGACTGATTGGATTTAACATTTGGAAAAAATCAGCTGAAGGAAAAATTACAGCTGAAGTGACGACATTAAAGGAAGAAACAATCACAGAAACAGTCATGACGCCAGGGCAGTTAAAACTTGCCGACCAACAAACGATTTATCATTCACCTGAAAAAGGGGAAGTGGCTGAAATTTTCGTAAAAGAAGGCGATGATGTGAAAAAAGGCACACCGCTTATCCGCTACGAAAATAAACAGCTGACACTTGAACAAAAGCAAAATGAACTGCAGCTTCGATCGGCTTACTTGCAAGCGAATGATCTTAGAAAACAACACGAAGAACTTGACAAATTATTAAAAGATGATAAAGATAACGAACAACTGAAAGCCGAGCATGATCAAATAAAATTACAGCAACAGCAAGCAAATATTGAAATCCAACAGCAACAGCTTCAAAAAGAGTCGATTCAACAGCAAATGAACGACCTGGAAATAAAAAGTGACATTGATGGAAAAGTTGTTGAAGTGAATGAACAGGCTGCTGCGGGAGCGAATCAGCTTGAACAGCAGCCGGTCGTTCGTATCGGAACAATTGATAAATTGATTGTTGAAGGCGTCATCTCAGAATATGATACGTTAAAAATTAAAAAAGGCCAGACAGTGACATTAAAGTCTGACGCTGTGCCCGATAAAACATGGAAAGGCAAAGTAAGCCTCGTAGCGGATCTGCCGAAAGAATTGGACAACCTTGGCACAGAAACCAGTACGGGCGGCGTGCAATATCCCGTTCAAATTACGGTTGAAGACAAAGAAATGAACTTAAAACCCGGCTTTCAAATGATTGTTGAAATCACGACGGATGAACATAAAGCGAACGTTCTTCCACTGACTGCGGTGAAGCAGGACGGAGACGATAATTATGTTTATATCGTTAAAAACAAAAAGGCGGTTCGGCAAAAAGTAAAAGTAGGTTCAGTCTCCAATGAAACGATTGAAATAACAGATGGGCTTTCAAACAAGGAGAAAGTCATTGTCGAGCCTCCAGACAAGCTAAAAGAAGGCATGGAAGTGACGGTCAAATGA
- a CDS encoding ABC transporter ATP-binding protein, with the protein MIRLKSIVKSFTMGNEQVNVLKGIDLDIRDGEFVAIMGPSGSGKSTLMNIIGCLDRPTSGEYYLNGERVSEHDENELARVRNQSIGFVFQQFQLLPRLNALKNVELPMIYAGKPKSEREEKAAEALKKVGLSDRMYHLPNELSGGQKQRVAIARAIVNEPALILADEPTGALDSKTSVQIMDLFTLLNQEGTTIILVTHEPEVAEYAERIVLVRDGKLTSEYKDVESEEGSEG; encoded by the coding sequence ATGATTCGTCTAAAATCAATCGTCAAAAGTTTTACAATGGGAAATGAGCAAGTCAATGTTTTAAAAGGAATTGACTTGGACATTCGCGACGGAGAATTCGTTGCAATCATGGGCCCTTCCGGATCAGGAAAATCAACGCTCATGAATATTATTGGCTGCTTGGACCGGCCTACAAGCGGAGAGTATTATCTGAACGGTGAACGAGTATCTGAACATGATGAAAATGAACTCGCCCGCGTTAGAAATCAATCGATTGGCTTTGTATTCCAACAGTTCCAACTTTTGCCGCGCTTAAATGCTTTAAAAAATGTAGAGCTTCCAATGATTTATGCTGGCAAACCGAAAAGTGAAAGGGAAGAAAAGGCTGCTGAAGCGCTCAAAAAGGTAGGGCTTTCCGACCGCATGTACCACTTGCCTAACGAATTATCTGGAGGACAAAAGCAGCGTGTTGCGATCGCGAGGGCGATTGTGAATGAACCAGCACTTATTTTAGCGGATGAACCGACAGGAGCACTCGATTCAAAAACAAGTGTGCAAATTATGGACCTGTTTACACTTTTAAACCAAGAAGGCACGACAATTATTCTTGTGACCCATGAACCTGAAGTAGCAGAGTATGCCGAAAGAATTGTTCTCGTTCGAGACGGCAAACTAACGAGTGAATATAAGGATGTTGAGTCAGAGGAGGGAAGCGAAGGGTGA
- a CDS encoding ABC transporter permease, translating to MSVFENLKMALSSLRAHKMRSVLTMLGIIIGVGSVIAVVAIGQGGEAMLKSQIVGEGNTIELFYTPSDEELQANPNALLSNPFTPEDIQAIEGIPGMKAVIATSSEFGNARYREDTLDASITGINQSYLDLNGLKVEEGRNFVSSDFLGGRRTAIVSHSFQEELFDGENPIGQVLYIQSQPVEIIGLLEKPTGLFAFGSNEVYLPWKTWRTVFGKSEYSQVTLQTANPDDLQEVGKNAADMLNRLHDTDEAYQVLNMEEIAQGIGQVTRIMTIIIGSIAGVSLLVGGIGVMNIMLVSVTERTREIGIRMSVGATRGQILLQFLIEAVTLTLIGGGIGILLGGGAASLVSYFAGWPSLVSWPVILGGMLFSMIIGVVFGILPANKASRLDPIESLRYE from the coding sequence GTGAGTGTGTTTGAAAATCTTAAAATGGCGCTTTCTTCGCTTCGCGCTCATAAAATGCGTTCCGTTTTAACAATGCTCGGTATTATTATTGGTGTCGGTTCTGTCATCGCGGTCGTTGCGATTGGGCAAGGTGGCGAAGCGATGCTAAAATCGCAAATTGTCGGTGAAGGCAATACAATCGAATTGTTTTATACACCTTCTGACGAAGAGTTGCAGGCGAATCCTAACGCTTTGCTGAGTAACCCATTTACCCCGGAAGACATTCAAGCCATTGAGGGGATACCTGGAATGAAAGCGGTTATTGCGACAAGCTCAGAGTTTGGCAATGCAAGGTATCGAGAAGACACCCTAGATGCTTCGATTACTGGGATTAATCAGTCATATTTAGATTTGAATGGATTAAAAGTCGAAGAAGGAAGAAACTTCGTTTCGTCTGATTTCCTTGGCGGCAGGCGAACAGCCATCGTTAGCCATTCTTTTCAAGAGGAGCTTTTTGATGGGGAAAACCCGATTGGACAAGTGCTCTACATTCAGTCACAGCCTGTCGAAATTATTGGCTTGCTGGAAAAACCAACCGGACTTTTCGCTTTTGGATCAAATGAAGTGTACTTGCCATGGAAAACATGGCGGACAGTTTTCGGAAAAAGTGAATACAGCCAAGTCACCCTTCAAACAGCAAACCCCGATGATCTGCAAGAGGTTGGCAAAAATGCGGCTGATATGCTCAACCGTCTGCATGATACCGATGAAGCCTACCAAGTCTTGAACATGGAAGAAATTGCACAGGGAATCGGTCAAGTTACGCGAATTATGACCATAATTATTGGCAGCATTGCTGGTGTCTCGCTTCTCGTAGGAGGCATTGGTGTCATGAATATTATGCTTGTTTCCGTGACAGAGCGAACGCGTGAAATTGGAATTCGTATGTCTGTTGGAGCGACAAGGGGCCAAATTTTACTTCAATTTCTAATCGAGGCAGTGACACTTACACTAATCGGCGGCGGCATTGGGATTTTGCTTGGAGGAGGAGCAGCATCGCTAGTGTCCTATTTTGCCGGATGGCCATCTCTTGTATCTTGGCCCGTTATACTTGGAGGGATGTTATTCTCAATGATCATTGGCGTTGTCTTTGGAATATTACCTGCGAACAAAGCGTCTCGCCTTGATCCGATTGAATCATTGAGGTATGAATAA